One Brassica napus cultivar Da-Ae chromosome C4, Da-Ae, whole genome shotgun sequence genomic region harbors:
- the LOC106395707 gene encoding MATH domain and coiled-coil domain-containing protein At2g42480: MWNQKPSFRFEIDNYSEKPSIQIQSKTFVAGGCEWYLNAFPKGGYLADHDHFSLFLQVANRTMLPTGWKRKVSFYFTLLNQSDKELCRSKIVRCQVLDVKGPSWGFEKLCPLSKLQENGVLEKDRLIIEVYINMIEAVDGESGEVPEKHETVDMNGFKVLASQVTLVRKIFAEHPDIALGFKSKNQVLKSAYMNVLIGLINTIRKPSHNHSETELTKAESELSELEEVGFKLDWLKSKLEGVILERKKADVYGNKVIQLEERVKNLEQIENKMKRKIDECFLERKKAKDDGSRVKTLEERVNNLEVVDSSFRMDSLTLKSKSGGVSLEKKKVDDADGSRVQQLEENLKNLEEIVSDLKVKLDEGKEKSSSDGFLLVGDDEVA; the protein is encoded by the exons ATGTGGAATCAAAAGCCGAGCTTCAGGTTTGAGATAGATAACTACTCGGAAAAGCCGAGCATACAAATACAATCTAAGACATTCGTGGCTGGCGGATGCGAATG GTATCTTAACGCTTTTCCCAAGGGAGGTTATCTTGCTGATCATGATCACTTTTCTTTGTTCCTGCAAGTTGCAAATCGAACCATGCTACCAACTGGGTGGAAAAGGAAAGTTAGTTTTTACTTCACTCTGTTGAATCAATCCGACAAAGAGCTCTGCAGATCTAAAA TTGTACGATGCCAAGTTCTTGATGTTAAGGGTCCATCCTGGGGCTTCGAAAAGCTATGTCCTCTTAGCAAGCTTCAAGAGAACGGTGTCTTGGAGAAAGACAGACTAATCATTGAGGTCTACATTAATATGATTGAAGCTGTTGACGGAGAAAGCGGAGAGGTACCAGAGAAGCATGAGACTGTGGATATGAACGGTTTTAAGGTTCTTGCTTCTCAGGTAACTCTGGTGAGGAAGATATTCGCAGAGCATCCAGACATTGCACTAGGTTTCAAATCAAAGAACCAAGTGCTGAAGTCAGCATACATGAATGTCCTCATTGGTCTCATCAATACAATAAGAAAGCCTTCACATAACCACTCAGAGACTGAGCTGACCAAAGCTGAGAGCGAGTTGAGTGAGCTGGAAGAAGTGGGTTTCAAGCTTGACTGGCTAAAGTCAAAGCTTGAGGGAGTTATCTTGGAGAGGAAGAAAGCAGATGTCTATGGTAATAAGGTCATACAGCTTGAGGAACGTGTGAAGAATCTTGAgcagatagaaaacaagatgaAGAGAAAGATTGATGAGTGTTTCTTGGAGAGGAAGAAAGCGAAAGATGATGGGTCTCGGGTCAAAACACTCGAGGAACGGGTCAATAACCTTGAGGTGGTGGACTCCAGCTTCAGGATGGATAGTCTGACTCTGAAGTCGAAATCTGGGGGTGTTtccttggagaagaagaaagtagATGATGCAGATGGGTCTAGGGTTCAACAACTGGAGGAAAACCTCAAGAATCTTGAGGAGATTGTGTCTGATCTCAAAGTGAAACTGGACGAGGGCAAGGAAAAATCCTCTTCTGAT